In Nostoc sp. CENA543, a single genomic region encodes these proteins:
- a CDS encoding DUF2301 domain-containing membrane protein, with product MNTQTISQAEVYQGQFGEFTITQSDRTGVIIYRTGLMVAALSFAIATGLVLFSNQLGVIPVITPLYTCFSLALGVSLLTIHIYMAFLHRVLQAFWLIGIISSFVIGHFDSQPFAMTVYNQPLTLFGVGFTFAALTGIYFKEAFCFHRLETKFLTAIVPTLLLGHLLGILPIQIEQFLLGAWAILFLVFAIRKALQAIPPDIGDKSVFVYLKSKKT from the coding sequence GTGAATACACAAACAATATCTCAAGCGGAAGTTTATCAAGGACAGTTTGGGGAATTTACAATTACTCAAAGCGATCGCACTGGAGTAATTATCTATCGCACTGGGTTAATGGTAGCGGCGTTGAGTTTTGCGATCGCTACTGGGTTAGTATTATTTAGCAATCAACTCGGCGTTATTCCAGTCATCACCCCGCTATACACTTGTTTTAGTCTGGCTTTGGGTGTGAGCTTATTAACAATACACATTTACATGGCATTTCTGCACAGAGTGTTGCAAGCATTTTGGCTGATTGGGATTATTTCTTCCTTTGTCATTGGACATTTTGATAGTCAGCCTTTTGCCATGACTGTTTACAATCAACCACTAACTTTATTTGGTGTTGGATTTACTTTTGCAGCTTTAACAGGAATTTATTTTAAAGAGGCCTTTTGCTTTCATCGTCTGGAAACTAAATTTTTAACTGCGATTGTACCAACACTATTACTAGGTCATTTACTCGGTATTTTACCTATCCAAATAGAGCAATTTCTCTTAGGAGCCTGGGCAATTTTATTTCTAGTATTTGCTATACGTAAAGCCTTGCAAGCCATTCCTCCTGATATTGGAGATAAATCTGTATTTGTTTATTTAAAATCAAAAAAAACGTGA
- a CDS encoding S-adenosyl-l-methionine hydroxide adenosyltransferase family protein encodes MSSLVTLLSDFGDRDVYVAVMKGVIAQINPQLRTVDLIHHIPAQNIAVARFCLMNACPYFPPGTVHLAVVDPGVGSQRRAIAVEFAGGFLVGPDNGIFSGVLAESPAIAAVELTNPKYWRTPQPSKTFHGRDIFAPVAAHLASGVALQQLGREIDLASLIKLNIQQCNVTNTGVRGCIQYIDHFGNLVSNIPESCVQSQKWCVQISGVRIPGGETYTDVALGEAIALVGSHGWVEIAINGGNANLQMGINVSDELEVLFL; translated from the coding sequence ATGTCGTCACTTGTGACCTTATTAAGCGATTTTGGCGATCGCGATGTCTATGTAGCGGTAATGAAAGGGGTAATTGCTCAAATTAACCCGCAATTGCGGACTGTAGACTTAATACACCATATTCCAGCCCAAAATATTGCTGTAGCTAGATTTTGCTTAATGAATGCCTGTCCTTATTTCCCGCCAGGAACAGTACACCTAGCTGTGGTAGATCCAGGGGTGGGTAGTCAAAGAAGGGCGATCGCTGTAGAATTTGCTGGTGGTTTTTTGGTAGGGCCTGATAATGGCATCTTTAGCGGTGTATTAGCCGAAAGTCCCGCTATTGCAGCAGTTGAGTTGACTAACCCCAAATATTGGCGAACTCCCCAACCTAGCAAGACTTTTCACGGTAGAGATATTTTCGCACCTGTGGCGGCTCATCTTGCTAGTGGTGTGGCGTTACAACAATTAGGCAGAGAAATTGATCTAGCGAGCTTAATAAAATTAAATATCCAGCAATGTAACGTAACAAATACTGGTGTACGGGGTTGCATTCAATATATAGATCATTTTGGTAATTTAGTAAGTAATATTCCAGAAAGTTGTGTGCAGTCTCAAAAATGGTGTGTGCAGATTTCAGGGGTGCGAATTCCAGGGGGTGAAACCTACACTGATGTAGCATTAGGAGAGGCTATTGCTTTAGTGGGAAGTCACGGTTGGGTAGAAATTGCCATCAATGGGGGTAATGCAAATTTGCAGATGGGAATCAATGTGTCTGACGAATTGGAAGTGCTATTTTTGTGA
- a CDS encoding DNA phosphorothioation-associated putative methyltransferase: MPETVEIERHRAAIARTEISRPVRLAIEWAILNQDTSFFDYGCGYGGDVQRVANLGYHSSGWDPYYYPDEPINAADVVNLGYILNVIEDIAERRQSLIQAWELTRKVLIVAAQVLINAPSKAQLAYSDGIVTSRNTFQKYYEQEELKKYIDEVLNVDAVPVALGVYFVFRDEAEKESFKAIRFFSRTSTPRIRIPVKRFEDYQEQLQPLMEFFTKRGRLPVKGELATEQELLTEFGNFRRAFNVILQATDEAEWDAIAYRRSLDIQVYLALTHFDQRPKFSQLAPEMRHDIKAFFGSYEEACEVADQKLFSLGKPGIVKTACDKSKIGKHTRGALYVHVTALAALDPLLRIYEGCASRTIGRVDGATLIKYYIDQPQISYLFYPEFDTDPHPALAASINIDLKTLHITHRDYSNRENPPVLHRKETFVTPSYHLHEQFAQLTKQEEELGLLQQKTEIGTREGWHKCLAAHGVEIRDHQVYRL, from the coding sequence ATGCCTGAAACGGTAGAAATTGAGCGTCATCGAGCTGCGATCGCGCGCACGGAAATCTCTCGTCCTGTACGATTGGCTATAGAATGGGCAATTCTTAACCAAGACACCAGTTTTTTTGACTACGGTTGTGGTTATGGTGGGGATGTCCAACGTGTAGCTAATCTTGGTTATCACAGTTCAGGTTGGGATCCTTACTACTACCCCGATGAACCAATTAATGCCGCCGATGTGGTGAATTTGGGTTACATTCTGAATGTGATTGAAGATATCGCTGAACGTCGTCAAAGTCTCATCCAGGCGTGGGAACTCACCCGTAAAGTTTTGATTGTGGCGGCGCAAGTCTTGATTAATGCTCCTAGTAAGGCACAATTAGCTTACAGTGATGGTATTGTCACCAGTCGGAATACATTTCAGAAGTATTACGAACAAGAAGAACTGAAAAAATATATTGATGAGGTTTTAAATGTAGACGCTGTTCCTGTGGCTTTGGGTGTCTACTTTGTCTTTCGGGATGAAGCTGAAAAGGAAAGTTTTAAGGCTATTCGCTTCTTTTCTCGCACCTCTACACCACGCATCCGCATTCCTGTGAAGCGGTTTGAAGATTATCAAGAACAACTGCAACCTTTAATGGAGTTTTTCACTAAACGGGGAAGACTACCAGTCAAAGGTGAGTTAGCCACAGAACAGGAATTACTCACAGAATTTGGCAATTTCCGCCGCGCCTTTAATGTGATTTTACAAGCTACCGATGAAGCAGAATGGGATGCGATCGCCTATCGTCGGTCTTTAGATATTCAAGTCTACCTCGCCCTGACCCATTTTGATCAACGCCCTAAATTCTCCCAGTTAGCACCCGAAATGCGCCATGACATCAAAGCATTTTTCGGCAGTTATGAGGAAGCTTGTGAAGTGGCTGATCAAAAATTATTTAGTCTCGGTAAACCAGGAATTGTCAAAACCGCCTGCGATAAAAGTAAAATTGGCAAACACACACGCGGCGCGCTTTACGTCCATGTTACTGCTTTAGCTGCCCTTGACCCGTTATTACGCATTTATGAAGGCTGTGCCAGTCGTACCATTGGGCGTGTCGATGGAGCTACTTTAATCAAATATTACATTGACCAACCGCAAATATCCTATCTTTTTTATCCAGAATTCGACACAGACCCCCACCCAGCCCTAGCAGCGAGTATTAATATTGACTTAAAAACTCTACACATTACCCATCGAGATTACAGTAACAGAGAAAATCCCCCTGTTCTACACCGCAAAGAAACCTTTGTTACACCCAGTTATCATCTCCACGAACAATTTGCCCAACTCACCAAGCAGGAAGAAGAATTAGGACTTCTGCAACAAAAAACTGAGATTGGTACGCGAGAAGGTTGGCATAAATGCCTAGCTGCACATGGTGTAGAAATTAGAGATCATCAAGTCTATCGTTTGTAG
- the dndE gene encoding DNA sulfur modification protein DndE — protein sequence MESPIERIRLSQTAKEQLLKLKRNTKIEQWNILCRWAFCRSLAEVTPPSPVPIPQDSNVEMTWRVFGGDMADILLLALKQRCHNDGYPTDKETLATQFRLHLHRGIGYLAGDTNIKKIEDLIALAIAQRKDIN from the coding sequence ATGGAATCCCCTATTGAGAGGATTAGGCTTTCGCAAACGGCTAAGGAACAACTGCTGAAGTTGAAGCGTAATACTAAGATTGAACAGTGGAATATTCTTTGTCGTTGGGCTTTTTGTCGTTCTCTGGCGGAAGTAACTCCACCTTCTCCCGTTCCCATTCCCCAAGATAGTAATGTGGAAATGACTTGGCGTGTTTTTGGTGGGGATATGGCGGATATTCTGTTGCTGGCTCTCAAGCAACGCTGTCATAATGATGGTTATCCGACTGATAAAGAGACTTTAGCTACTCAATTCCGCCTGCATTTACATCGTGGCATTGGTTACTTGGCGGGTGACACAAATATCAAGAAAATTGAAGATTTAATTGCATTGGCGATCGCTCAGAGAAAAGATATTAATTAA
- a CDS encoding alpha/beta fold hydrolase — protein sequence MSDDLDVLWVSSSPALQRFDKPLLQYLSQYMNVAQWEYRHGKDEAASIDEAVDLLAEFLSDFSYPLHLAGHGAGGAIALTFARRYPENVRSLTLLAVSSQPANTWHVHYYLQRQVFTMSREQVLATSVRHLFGEQPHNTTKKLMAVLDRDLDQSPLAHSLFKLTELPQGGVSLPMMVCGSKNDPIVNLPTLEGWLKVLKPEDYLWECPKGYHFFHYFYPQQVGGQMLSFWQPYHLNSIVNPQLISRNIV from the coding sequence ATGTCAGATGATCTTGATGTGCTTTGGGTGAGTTCTAGTCCTGCGTTGCAACGTTTCGATAAACCATTGTTGCAATATTTATCACAATATATGAACGTGGCTCAGTGGGAATATCGTCATGGTAAAGATGAAGCTGCTTCTATAGATGAAGCTGTAGATTTATTGGCTGAGTTTTTATCTGATTTTTCTTATCCCCTACACTTAGCTGGTCATGGTGCGGGTGGTGCGATCGCTCTCACTTTTGCACGCCGCTATCCCGAAAACGTGCGATCGCTTACCCTCTTAGCGGTCAGTTCTCAACCCGCAAATACTTGGCACGTCCACTATTATCTACAACGACAAGTATTTACGATGAGTCGGGAACAAGTCTTGGCTACTAGTGTTCGTCATCTCTTCGGTGAACAACCCCACAATACTACTAAAAAGTTAATGGCAGTTTTAGATAGAGATTTAGACCAATCCCCCCTAGCACATTCTCTCTTCAAGTTAACTGAATTACCGCAAGGTGGGGTTTCTCTACCGATGATGGTCTGCGGGAGTAAGAATGATCCTATTGTTAATTTACCTACATTAGAAGGTTGGTTAAAAGTTTTGAAACCAGAAGATTATCTTTGGGAATGCCCCAAAGGTTATCATTTTTTTCACTACTTTTATCCTCAACAAGTCGGCGGACAAATGTTAAGCTTCTGGCAGCCATATCACCTCAATTCAATAGTAAATCCTCAACTAATTTCGCGAAATATAGTTTAG
- the fldA gene encoding flavodoxin FldA encodes MAKKIGLFYGTQTGKTESVAEIIRDQFGGDLVELHDISQADTEDFSEYQYIIVGCPTWNIGELQSDWEGFFPELDDIDFNGKMVAYFGTGDQIGYADNFQDAIGILEEKISQRGGKTVGYWSADGYDFNDSKALRNGKFVGLAIDEDNQSDLTDDRIKTWVAQVKQEFGL; translated from the coding sequence ATGGCGAAAAAAATCGGTTTATTCTACGGGACTCAAACTGGTAAAACTGAATCTGTAGCCGAAATTATTCGGGATCAGTTTGGTGGTGATTTAGTGGAACTGCATGATATTTCTCAAGCTGACACTGAAGATTTTTCGGAATATCAATATATTATTGTGGGCTGTCCGACTTGGAATATTGGCGAACTCCAAAGCGATTGGGAAGGCTTTTTTCCAGAACTGGATGATATAGATTTCAATGGTAAGATGGTTGCCTATTTTGGTACTGGCGACCAGATAGGGTATGCAGATAATTTCCAAGATGCAATAGGCATACTAGAAGAAAAGATTTCCCAACGCGGTGGTAAAACAGTGGGTTATTGGTCAGCCGATGGTTACGATTTTAATGACTCTAAAGCTTTAAGAAATGGTAAATTTGTGGGTCTGGCAATTGATGAAGATAATCAATCTGATTTAACAGACGATCGCATTAAAACCTGGGTGGCTCAGGTAAAACAAGAATTTGGTTTGTAA
- a CDS encoding photosystem I reaction center subunit XI: MQRLSVCSWLYGRAWFSQKKAPQGELLENLQTPKSGSEFNAGWLVGGCGGALFADLLLTNSSLFC; this comes from the coding sequence ATGCAGAGACTATCCGTTTGTTCGTGGCTATATGGCAGAGCTTGGTTTTCCCAGAAAAAAGCCCCCCAAGGAGAACTCCTAGAAAATCTGCAAACCCCTAAGTCTGGGAGTGAATTTAATGCAGGTTGGCTAGTCGGTGGCTGTGGGGGAGCATTGTTTGCTGATTTGTTGTTAACCAACAGTAGTTTGTTCTGTTAA
- a CDS encoding AAA family ATPase, with translation MVSSQFSLPGYQVSDIIYEGYRTIVYRGYRDNDSLPVVIKLLKNPYPRFSKLVNFRNQYTITKNIQFPGIIQTYSLVAYQHRYVLIMEDFGGISLSEWRRQRGNQINLRDFLEVAISLCDTLNFLYHQKIIHKDIKSSNILINPETKQVKLIDFSIASLLPRETQTLVNPEVLEGTLAYISPEQTGRMNRGLDYRTDLYSLGVTFYELLTGKLPFHSPDAMELIHCHIAKAAPLVNAINPAIPDVIVEIVNKLMAKNAEDRYQSALGLKYDLEKCWVQLQETGRVESFTIAQRDVCDRFLIPDQLYGRETDVKTLLTAFESVSQGATEITLVAGFSGVGKTAVVNEVHKPIVRQRGYFIQGKYDQLNRNLPLSAFVQAFRDLIRQLLTESNARILNWKQKILTALGNNGQVIIEVIPELERIIGKQPPAIELSGAAAENRFNLLFQKFTQVFTSAEHPLVIFLDDLQWADSASLKLIQLLITDTVYLLLIGAYRDHEVNPGHRLMLTLSELKKTSATINMITLAPLNYIQINQLVADTLKCSEFSASPLSKLVFQKTQGNPFFAIQFLKALHQDELIQFNFELGCWQCDIAQVTTQAVTDDVVTFMSQQLQKLSPSTQHLLQLAACIGNAFDLDTLAIVAQISPIEASSDLWQALQAGLILPVNEVYKFYIEQENFVCTLDNSHSVSYKFLHDRVQQAAYSLITDDRKQVTHLQIGQLLLHNSTVSGREERLFEIVNHLNIGSTLIIEPSERESLAQLNLAAGRKAKTATAYGVAINYLVTGIQLLPATAWQSHYPLTLVLHEEITEACYLHTDFEQMERWANIVLQNSNALLDTIKVQQTRIMGAKAQGKLLESIQMGLSLLRSLGIEFPAQPTQEDIEQAFCVTRSLWADQHPLSLLDLPPMSDPQLLAAMEILTVLVSAAYMSGSSFMPLLIFKQVELSIQSGNSPVSVFAYGDYGVILSGLMGDIENGYEFGELALSLRERLQLKSFKPRTLYIVYAFIKHWKIPLSETVLGLHETYRSALETGDIEVACLSAAISCGYGFYLGQELTELNQMINIYYPTIKNYKHSTSRLEHDIQQQAVLNLLGQKEEGVPDQLTGTVFNQEIHIPQMQASNQRTALWIWHLNQCFLYYLFGKYAAASQMSAQAAQHLDGAIATFLIPIYSFLDALIQLTQYATASFPEQQNILLKVQQYQNQLQYWATLAPSNHQHRWQLVEAERCRVLGNTTDAIEAYDRAISLAQANKFPQDQALANELAAKCFLDWGKEKVAAGYMQEAYYCYARWGAKAKTDDLAKNYPHLLTPIFYLTKSAIGESLSTKSSISANKVSATLDLNTVLKAYQTLSSEIQLDRLLQNLIQLVMTNAGADKAALFLNYEGTLQLGIKYFDHAVQSLERKPIDQCQQIPHALIHYVERTLQTVITDGKNHVSTINDPYCLHYQPKSLLCTPILNQGQLLGVLYLENAITSGAFTDERVELLKLLCSQAAISLVNARLYEQSQSYAQQLERSLQELRESESRFQTLAQNIPGVIFRAGINLKDGSRFTPYVSSGCYALYGVSPEAVMTGEYLLSDFEHPDDRPRIQQAIEQSIKNLSLFREQFRIISHTGKIKWIQVVAQPKIYPDELIMSDGVVIDISEQQAARHERQQAEIALAESEAKFRGLVEGVTDVIWSAETNGILIYLSPQFQTMFGLNPADYVGKCFLDLIHPDDLEGILVSIRHLIEKGGKILNQEFRHLCQDGSYLWVTVNATPIYDAEGHVIRHQGIIRDISDRKKHEEQLEKTNAELIRATRLKDEFLATMSHELRTPLNAILGMTEGLQDEIFGEVNEKQLRALNTIEHSGNHLLELINEILDLSKIASGQIQLNCANTAVIPLCQQSLEFIRPQAAKKSIQIESKLPIDLPQLYIDERRICQVLINLLNNAVKFTPKGGSITLEVIFPSANERQNYLQIAITDTGIGIAPENFQKVFEPFIQIDSSLNRNYEGTGLGLALVKRIVELHGGEVTLTSQLGVGSCFAIYLPTSV, from the coding sequence ATGGTTAGCTCTCAATTCAGTCTTCCTGGCTATCAAGTTAGCGATATCATTTATGAAGGTTACAGAACCATCGTTTATCGCGGATATCGAGACAATGATTCATTACCAGTAGTAATTAAACTGCTGAAAAATCCTTATCCCAGGTTTAGCAAACTAGTCAACTTTCGTAATCAATATACCATTACCAAAAATATTCAATTCCCTGGAATCATTCAAACTTACAGTCTTGTAGCTTATCAGCATCGTTATGTATTAATCATGGAAGATTTTGGAGGTATTTCTCTGTCAGAGTGGCGTAGACAAAGAGGAAACCAAATCAATTTGAGAGATTTTTTAGAAGTTGCTATATCTTTATGTGATACTTTGAATTTTCTTTATCATCAGAAAATTATTCATAAAGATATTAAATCTAGTAATATTCTAATTAATCCAGAAACCAAACAAGTTAAATTAATTGATTTCAGTATTGCATCTTTATTACCCAGAGAAACACAAACGTTAGTCAATCCTGAAGTTTTAGAAGGAACATTGGCTTACATTTCTCCTGAACAAACGGGGAGAATGAATCGAGGACTTGATTATCGCACAGATTTGTATTCTTTAGGTGTAACTTTTTATGAACTATTGACAGGAAAACTACCATTTCATTCCCCAGATGCGATGGAATTGATACATTGTCATATTGCCAAAGCAGCACCATTAGTAAATGCGATTAATCCAGCAATTCCAGATGTCATTGTAGAAATAGTCAACAAGTTGATGGCAAAAAATGCCGAAGATCGCTATCAAAGTGCCTTGGGACTCAAGTATGATTTAGAAAAATGCTGGGTGCAACTGCAAGAAACAGGTAGAGTTGAAAGTTTTACCATTGCACAGAGGGATGTGTGCGATCGCTTTCTGATTCCTGATCAATTGTATGGACGAGAAACTGACGTAAAAACCCTACTGACAGCCTTTGAGAGCGTCAGTCAAGGAGCGACTGAAATCACGCTAGTCGCAGGTTTTTCTGGGGTTGGTAAAACTGCGGTAGTGAATGAGGTACATAAGCCGATTGTACGACAAAGGGGTTATTTTATTCAAGGCAAATATGACCAACTGAATCGTAATCTTCCCTTGTCAGCATTCGTGCAAGCTTTCCGTGATTTAATTAGGCAATTATTAACAGAAAGTAATGCGAGAATCCTGAACTGGAAGCAAAAAATATTAACAGCCTTGGGCAATAATGGCCAAGTCATTATTGAGGTTATACCAGAATTAGAAAGGATTATTGGTAAGCAACCACCAGCTATAGAATTATCAGGAGCAGCAGCCGAAAATCGCTTTAATTTATTATTCCAAAAATTTACTCAAGTTTTTACTAGTGCTGAACATCCTTTAGTAATATTTTTAGATGATTTACAATGGGCAGATTCCGCATCATTAAAATTAATTCAGCTATTAATTACTGACACAGTTTATCTGTTATTAATTGGGGCGTATCGTGATCACGAAGTCAATCCAGGGCATCGATTAATGTTGACGTTGAGTGAGCTAAAAAAAACTTCGGCAACGATTAATATGATTACATTAGCACCACTCAATTACATACAAATCAATCAATTAGTTGCTGATACACTCAAATGCTCAGAATTCTCGGCATCTCCTCTTTCTAAATTGGTATTTCAAAAAACCCAAGGTAATCCATTTTTTGCTATCCAATTTCTCAAAGCATTACATCAAGATGAATTAATTCAATTTAACTTTGAGTTAGGTTGTTGGCAATGTGACATTGCACAGGTAACAACTCAAGCGGTAACAGATGATGTTGTGACTTTTATGAGTCAACAACTACAAAAACTATCGCCCTCAACTCAACATCTGCTACAGTTAGCTGCTTGTATTGGCAATGCTTTTGATTTAGATACTTTGGCGATTGTTGCCCAAATATCCCCAATTGAGGCATCTAGTGATTTATGGCAGGCGTTACAAGCGGGATTGATTTTACCAGTTAATGAAGTTTATAAATTTTATATTGAGCAAGAAAATTTTGTATGTACATTAGACAATTCCCATTCAGTGTCATACAAATTTTTACATGACCGAGTACAGCAAGCTGCCTATTCCTTAATTACTGACGATCGCAAGCAAGTCACCCATCTACAAATAGGTCAACTATTACTACATAATTCTACCGTCAGTGGACGAGAAGAACGACTTTTTGAGATAGTCAATCATTTGAATATCGGCAGTACCTTGATCATAGAGCCATCGGAACGGGAAAGCTTGGCACAGTTAAATCTAGCTGCTGGACGCAAAGCTAAAACTGCTACTGCCTATGGTGTGGCAATCAACTATCTAGTAACAGGAATTCAGCTTTTACCTGCCACTGCTTGGCAAAGCCATTATCCCCTGACTCTGGTACTGCATGAAGAAATTACGGAAGCCTGTTATCTGCACACTGATTTTGAGCAAATGGAACGGTGGGCAAATATCGTATTACAAAATAGCAACGCCTTGCTAGACACCATTAAAGTTCAACAAACCCGAATTATGGGAGCTAAAGCTCAGGGAAAGTTGTTAGAGTCCATACAAATGGGATTAAGCTTATTACGTTCCTTGGGCATTGAATTTCCAGCACAACCCACTCAGGAAGATATAGAACAAGCCTTTTGTGTGACGCGATCGCTGTGGGCAGATCAACACCCCCTCAGCTTACTAGATTTGCCCCCGATGAGCGACCCCCAACTGTTGGCAGCAATGGAAATACTGACAGTTTTAGTATCTGCCGCCTATATGTCAGGTTCTAGCTTCATGCCATTGCTGATTTTTAAACAAGTTGAATTATCCATCCAATCAGGCAATAGTCCCGTTTCTGTATTTGCTTATGGTGACTATGGGGTAATTTTATCTGGTCTGATGGGCGACATTGAAAATGGTTATGAATTTGGGGAATTGGCATTAAGCCTGCGAGAACGATTGCAACTGAAATCCTTCAAACCCCGAACCTTGTATATAGTTTATGCTTTTATCAAACATTGGAAAATCCCACTATCAGAAACTGTTCTCGGTTTGCACGAAACCTACCGTAGTGCGCTAGAAACTGGCGATATTGAGGTTGCTTGCTTAAGTGCGGCGATATCCTGTGGCTACGGTTTTTATCTAGGACAGGAATTAACCGAACTGAATCAGATGATCAATATCTATTACCCAACTATTAAAAATTATAAACACAGCACTTCTCGCCTTGAACACGACATTCAGCAACAAGCTGTCTTGAATTTACTGGGACAGAAGGAAGAAGGAGTTCCTGATCAGTTAACGGGAACAGTGTTTAATCAAGAAATACACATCCCACAGATGCAAGCAAGCAATCAACGGACTGCATTGTGGATTTGGCATCTGAATCAATGCTTTCTCTATTATCTGTTTGGCAAATATGCAGCAGCCAGCCAAATGTCTGCTCAAGCTGCTCAACATTTAGATGGGGCGATCGCTACTTTTTTAATTCCTATCTACTCATTCTTGGATGCCTTAATTCAGTTAACCCAGTATGCCACTGCATCTTTCCCAGAACAACAAAACATCCTGTTAAAAGTTCAACAATATCAAAACCAATTGCAGTATTGGGCAACATTAGCTCCCAGCAACCATCAGCATCGTTGGCAACTGGTGGAAGCAGAACGGTGTCGGGTATTGGGAAATACAACCGATGCCATAGAAGCTTATGATCGCGCCATTTCCCTGGCTCAAGCAAACAAATTCCCTCAAGATCAAGCCTTAGCTAATGAATTGGCTGCTAAATGTTTCCTTGACTGGGGCAAAGAAAAAGTTGCCGCCGGATATATGCAAGAAGCTTACTACTGCTATGCTCGGTGGGGTGCCAAAGCCAAAACAGATGATTTGGCAAAAAACTATCCCCATTTACTGACACCAATTTTTTACTTGACAAAATCTGCGATTGGTGAATCACTATCAACTAAATCATCCATATCTGCTAACAAAGTTTCTGCCACACTGGACTTAAATACAGTTCTTAAAGCCTATCAAACCCTCTCTAGCGAAATCCAACTTGATCGACTACTACAGAATCTCATCCAACTTGTGATGACTAATGCTGGTGCTGACAAAGCTGCCCTGTTCCTCAACTATGAAGGCACTTTGCAATTAGGGATTAAGTATTTTGATCATGCTGTGCAATCTCTGGAACGCAAACCTATAGATCAGTGCCAACAGATTCCCCACGCGCTCATTCATTATGTTGAACGCACCCTACAAACAGTGATTACCGACGGTAAAAACCATGTCAGCACCATTAATGACCCCTATTGTCTTCATTACCAACCCAAGAGTTTATTGTGTACACCAATTCTCAATCAAGGGCAGTTGCTAGGTGTTCTGTATTTAGAAAATGCCATCACCTCTGGAGCTTTTACCGATGAGCGAGTGGAATTACTGAAATTGCTCTGTTCCCAAGCAGCCATTTCCCTTGTCAATGCTAGGTTGTATGAGCAATCCCAATCCTATGCCCAACAGTTGGAGCGATCGCTGCAAGAACTACGTGAGAGTGAATCCCGCTTCCAAACTCTGGCGCAAAACATACCAGGAGTTATTTTTAGGGCTGGTATTAACCTCAAGGATGGATCGAGATTCACCCCCTATGTAAGTTCTGGTTGCTATGCTCTTTATGGTGTCAGTCCTGAAGCTGTAATGACAGGAGAATATCTGTTAAGCGACTTTGAACATCCTGATGATCGCCCCAGAATTCAGCAAGCCATCGAGCAATCTATCAAGAATCTCAGCCTTTTTCGAGAACAATTCCGTATTATCTCGCACACAGGTAAGATAAAATGGATTCAAGTAGTTGCCCAACCTAAAATCTACCCAGACGAATTAATAATGTCGGACGGTGTTGTGATCGATATCAGCGAACAGCAAGCTGCACGTCATGAACGCCAACAAGCAGAAATCGCCTTAGCAGAAAGTGAAGCCAAATTCCGGGGCTTGGTAGAAGGAGTCACCGACGTAATTTGGTCAGCAGAAACAAACGGCATATTGATTTATCTCTCCCCGCAATTCCAGACCATGTTTGGCTTAAACCCTGCTGACTATGTGGGAAAATGCTTCTTAGATTTGATTCATCCCGATGACTTAGAAGGAATTTTAGTATCGATTAGACATCTAATTGAGAAAGGTGGAAAAATTCTCAATCAAGAATTTCGCCATTTGTGTCAAGACGGTAGTTATTTGTGGGTGACAGTCAACGCTACCCCGATTTATGATGCTGAAGGTCATGTGATTCGACACCAGGGTATCATTCGAGATATCAGCGATCGCAAAAAACACGAAGAACAACTCGAAAAAACCAATGCAGAACTCATTCGTGCCACCCGCCTCAAGGACGAATTTTTAGCTACCATGAGTCACGAATTACGTACCCCCCTAAATGCAATTTTAGGTATGACCGAGGGATTGCAAGATGAAATATTTGGGGAAGTTAACGAAAAACAACTGCGAGCCTTAAACACTATCGAGCATAGTGGTAATCATTTACTCGAACTAATTAACGAAATTCTCGATCTCTCGAAAATTGCATCAGGGCAAATTCAACTTAACTGTGCAAATACCGCAGTTATACCTTTATGCCAACAAAGTCTCGAATTTATCAGACCCCAAGCTGCAAAAAAATCAATTCAGATAGAAAGTAAATTACCGATTGATTTGCCCCAATTGTACATAGACGAACGACGCATTTGCCAGGTACTAATTAATTTACTGAATAATGCCGTCAAATTTACTCCAAAGGGTGGTTCTATTACCCTAGAAGTTATTTTCCCCAGTGCCAACGAGCGGCAAAATTATCTCCAAATTGCCATCACTGACACAGGGATTGGTATCGCTCCCGAAAATTTCCAGAAAGTATTTGAACCATTCATTCAAATTGATAGCAGCCTCAATCGCAACTATGAGGGTACAGGATTAGGATTAGCTCTCGTTAAACGCATCGTTGAACTACACGGAGGTGAAGTGACGTTAACTAGTCAACTAGGGGTAGGTAGTTGTTTTGCAATTTACTTACCCACGTCTGTATGA